A section of the Humulus lupulus chromosome 2, drHumLupu1.1, whole genome shotgun sequence genome encodes:
- the LOC133815684 gene encoding uncharacterized protein LOC133815684 produces the protein MWKNKEEDTLLSFSNNHIDISTKIAGMEEWWLTGLYGEPNRSLRMNTWNLMRKLKEESQLPWCVIGDVNNFLSRIDKRGGNPYPNWLLEGFQSALLDCNLVDLDLVGLQFTWEKSRRTENWIEVWLDRTLVCHAWMSLFQSTRVLNLEITSSDHSPIFLDPNFRYAHKKFHFENAWLREPSCFQIVEDCWSRNRTLSVWEKTAACRDMLEEWGTRITRNFKERIQKCKLQLRQLKGKRDGASIYAYKGTKNLLAEIFHQKEVFWRQRSKQFWLKNGDQNSKFFHASASARRKNNFIHKLQRDDGDSTDWDNGLPRLIEDYF, from the coding sequence ATGTGGAAAAATAAGGAGGAAGATACTTTACTTAGTTTCTCTAATAACCACATTGACATCTCTACTAAGATAGCAGGTATGGAAGAATGGTGGTTAACTGGACTTTATGGAGAACCAAATAGGTCCTTGCGCATGAACACTTGGAATCTTATGCGAAAATTAAAGGAAGAGTCTCAACTTCCTTGGTGTGTCATCGGAGATGTTAATAATTTTCTTAGTCGAATAGACAAGAGGGGTGGTAACCCATACCCGAATTGGCTGTTAGAAGGATTTCAATCTGCTTTACTTGATTGCAATCTGGTGGATTTGGATTTGGTGGGTCTTCAATTTACGTGGGAGAAGAGTAGAAGGACTGAGAATTGGATAGAGGTCTGGCTGGACCGTACTCTGGTTTGTCATGCTTGGATGAGTTTATTTCAATCGACTAGAGTCCTCAATTTAGAAATTACGTCCTCAGATCATTCTCCAATCTTCCTAGACCCTAATTTTCGCTATGCGcataaaaaatttcattttgaGAACGCTTGGCTTAGGGAGCCTTCTTGTTTTCAAATTGTGGAAGACTGTTGGTCTCGTAATAGAACCCTCTCGGTCTGGGAGAAAACTGCGGCTTGTAGAGATATGTTGGAAGAGTGGGGAACAAGAATCACAAGGAATTTTAAGGAGAGAATCCAAAAGTGTAAGTTGCAGTTGCGACAACTTAAAGGAAAGAGAGATGGGGCTTCCATCTATGCTTACAAGGGCACAAAGAATTTGTTAGCTGAAATTTTTCATCAAAAGGAGGTCTTTTGGAGACAAAGATCGAAGCAATTCTGGTTGAAGAATGGAGATCAAAATAGTAAGTTCTTTCATGCTTCTGCTAGTGCTAGAAGAAAGAATAATTTTATCCATAAGCTTCAGAGGGATGATGGAGATTCGACGGACTGGGATAATGGCCTACCACGACTTATTGAGGATTATTTTTGA